A segment of the Pirellulales bacterium genome:
CAAATAGGCCACCTCGATCGAATGCCTGAGCACGTTCTGGCTATAGCTAGTTCGAAATCGCAGCCGGCCCAAGAGATGAATGATCTTCGGGTGCAGCCGCGGCACGTCGGTCTCCTGCACCGCTTCTTCGCCGTATTTCTGGATATGTTGCTCCATCTCCCCTTGCGTTTGCCCGACGACTTCCTCGATCCGCGTGGGATGAATCCGGCCGTCGGCGATCAGCTTGTTCAGCGCCATGCGGGCCACTTCGCGGCGGACCGGGTCGAAGCCGCTGACGATCACGACGCCCGGCGTGTCGTCGATGATCACGTCCACTCCAGTCGCCTTCTCGAAGGCCCGGATGTTGCGCCCCTCGCGGCCGATGATCCGGCCCTTCATTTCGTCGCTGGGGATATCGACGGTGCTGGTGGTCGTCTCGGCGGTGTGGGCCGCGGCATAACGATGGATCGACGTGAGCAGGATTTCGCGGGTTTTTGTTTCGACGATCTCGGCCAGGCGCCGCTCGGCCTTGACGATTAGCGCGCCCTGCTCGTTTTGCAACTCTTGGTCGAGCATTTCGAGCAGCCGCGTCGTGGCGTCGTCGCGGCTTAGCCCGCTTAGCTGATGGAGCGTTTGCCGCTGGAGGTCGAGCAGCTTGGTGAGTTCCTCGTTGCGTCGATTGATGTCTTCGATCCGCTCGGCCAGCTTGCGCTGGTTGCTTTCGACCATTCGCTCCTGCTTGCGGACGCCTTCCGACTGCTGCTCGACGGCGTCTTGGCGCTTGTCGAGCAATCGCTCGCGCTCGTGCAGCTCCTGACGGAGCTGCCCCAATTCATGCTCGTCGGCGGCCTTCTGTTGAATGGCCGCCTCCTTCATGACCAACTCGGCTTCCCGCTTATAGTTAGCCGCTTCGCGCTCGGCCTTTTCCATAATCGTGCGGGCCTCGGTCTCGGCGTCGCGGCGACGCAGACGGTCGAGCATTTTAACCAGCACAAACGTCAACATCGCGGCCACCAGGGCCGAAACGATGATGGTCAGAATCTGTCCCGAATCCACGGCATCATTCCTCTCTTCAGGCGGAAATGGATACGGGCATCTCGTCCGGGCCGCGCAAGCCGCGCGCGACGACCGCCTAAACGACTAGACCGTCGCGGGCCAACCGGGGCCGGGCAACGAAGAGAAAAGACGCGCCAGATTAAGTCCCGCTCACGGGACGGCGCTTGCCGGCCTCGGCCGCTAAACATCGATAGAACCAACCCGCTCCCGCCAGCCGCTCGACAAGACGAACGGCCGCGCAACTCATCAATCTCGGCGCAGGGCGCCGCGCCGCGGAGCGCGCTTGCCGCGCCAGCGATCACCCAACGCCAAACTGGCGCGCGATCCCGAAGGAGGCCGCGCGCCCGATCTGCAAACAGGAGCAACTTGCATCCAACCAAGGCGAAGCGGTGCCAAGCTCAGAACGAGCCGCCAACTGCCGCGGGATGGCTCCCGCCGCGTTTGCCGCACGCACGTCACACGGGCAGCGCTGCCGGGCGCGAAGCCCAACAGAATACGCCAGATGAAAATCAGCAGATTCATCATCTTACGGCCGCCCGCTCGGTCGGGGTTGAACTACCAAATACGAATTCGGTCGAAAATCGCCGGGTTGCGCCTCGGCACGCTCATCGCGTTCGTCGCCGAAGACACCCGAAACACTGGTAACATTCACTCGCCGGTCGAACCGCGCCCTTCCCATGAAAAGCGAGCCGGTTCGGCGCACACCCAATGGTAACAGAGTCTTGGCAATCTGCAAACCGTTTTCTGTCGTCCCTCCCGATTGGGGGGCTGGCGCTAGTCGTGGCTGGTTTGGGTAGGCCGTTTGGATAGGATTTACTCTCATGCCCCGCCCAGCGCTCGAAACTCGCCTTGCCGCCTCGTGGCCGCCCGATGCTTGGCAGGACCTGACGGTTCTGGCAGCAGTTTCGGGTGGTGCGGATAGTGTTGGGCTCGTCGGGGCGCTGGCGGCTTTGAAGACGGCAGGGACCGGCCGGCTCGCCGTGGCCCATTTCAACCACCGGCTGCGGCCGGCCGCAGCGGACGAGGCCCGATTCGTCGCCAGTTTGGCAGCGCGGCTGGAATTGGCTTGCGAACTGGGCGAAGGGAGCGTCGCCGAAGCCGCCGCTTCCCAAGGGGACGGATTGGAGGCGGCCGCCCGATCGCAGCGCTACGCCTTCTTGCAAGCTACCGCCGAGCGGATCGGCGCACGCTACGTGGTTACGGCTCACACGGCCGACGACCAGGCTGAAACGATTCTGCACCGCATCCTGCGCGGCACCGGAGTCGCCGGCATGGCCGGGATGCGCCGAGCGCGGCCGCTCGGCGCGGCGGTCACGCTGATCCGGCCGTTGCTCGATATCCGCCGCGCGGAGATTCGCGATTATTTGGCCGAACTGGGGCAACCGTTTCATGAGGACGTGACCAACGGGAATCCCGCATTCACCCGCAATCGCATTCGCCACGATCTACTGCCCCGCCTGGCGGAGTACAACCCGGACGTGATCGGCGCACTTCTGCGGTTGGCCGAGACGGCTCGCGAGGCGCAGCGGATCGTCGACGCGGAAGTCGAAGAACTACTCGATGCCGCCCTGTTACCCCCGGCCTCGCCCGAGCAAGTCGTCATCAATTGCGGCGCATTGACGCGAACGAATCGCCATTTGGTGCGCGAGCTGTTCGTTGCGATCTGGCGCGACCGCGGCTGGCCGCAGCAAGCGATGGGCTTCGCCGAATGGGACGCACTGGCGGAAATGGCGCTCCACCCCTCGCGGCAGGCGCCGCAGCGCATCTTGCCAGGCCGAATCGCCGCGCAAAAAACAGGCGAGCGGCTTTCGCTCGCTCGCCTGTCGTGATTTCGACGATTCAGATTTGCCGAAGGTCCGCGCGCAGCATCGCTACGCCTCCATTGGCCCGGCAATTCCTCCGGTGATTTCATCGCCAACGTGCAACGCTTTGTAACCGCCGATGCTCTGGAAGTAAAGAAACATCAGAAGATAAATGCCAGCCATTGTTGCGGGGATTATCGAATCGACACGCAGCGTCTGGCGATTGGCATCAACATAGGCATCGACGACTGCGGTTTGATCGGGTGTGCGTTTGGTTGGCTCAACGGCGCGAGCCGCCTCGAGCTTCTGGCCATCGATGCCGTAGACCTCCTCGAACACAAGCCATTTGCTAGGCTCTTTGGCCTTGAATTCGGAATAAATCGCCTGATTTGCCTTGCTCAGATTCTCACCGGCAAAGCGGTCCTTCGCATATCCCAAGCCTGGCGAGCCGACCAAGCCAGCGGACATCATTCCCAATCCTCCCATGATGGAAATTGCAATTGCACCGCAGCGTGGAAATTGATCCGAGGCCACGGCCAACATCGTGGGCCAAAAAAACGTCTTTCCCACGGCATACACGGTCAAGGCCGCGAGGGCGCCAATAAAGGTCGTCACATGGCTCACTAGGTTCAATCCGACGCACGCCAGGATCGCACAGACGAAGAGAATCCCGACCGGTTTGAGCCCCAGCTTGTGTTCGATGAAATGGCCGCAGAATCGCAGCCCAAACATCAGCGCTGACGTGTAAATGAACAGCTTCGTGCCGTCTCCCTTGGTGAGAATCGCGTCCTCAATATTTTGAATCCAGCCGTCCGTTCCCAGCTCGACGGCACCCACCAGCGCGTGCGTGATGAACAACACACACAACAGCGGCGCGCCGATCGTCCACCGACTCGCTCCGGCGAACGACAACATCACGGCGCCGCCACATATTGCCGAGACGTAGAACCAAGTCTGTCCGGCAAAGAAACCGCCGCCGACAAACCCATTCAGCAATGGACCAAGGCCGTCCTTGACAAACAGAAACACAAACAGGCCGATCACGGCGGCGCCGAGGATGCCCACGTCGCGGAGCATCTGGCCAAGACTAAGTCCCTTCGCAGACGCCTCCGACTTGGGGAAATGTTGACCGAGAAACATCGCTCCATAGAGCACTGCCGGGATAAGAAAGCACCCCAACTGCACTTTCCAATTGAGGTCGGCGAGGCCCGTGTGAATGAACCCGCCCAATACTAAACCGGCCGGCCACGAAGCGTGCAATATGTTGAGATAGTGCGTGCGGTTATTCGGGAACAACGTGGCCACCAATGGATTGGCCACTCCCTCCAATGTTCCATTGGCGACCGCGAACAGGAACGTGCCGGTCCAAAGAAAAACAAAGGCGGTCTTGGGCGCCATGCCATCCGTGGCGCCGAACGTAACCAAGGCCGACACAACGTGAAGGAGAAAAGCCACGGCCACCAGTTTTCCGTAGCCGATTCTATCGACGATCATCCCACCAATGATGATGCCAAAACAGAATCCGGTGAAGCCGGCGCCGTTAATCAGTCCGACCTCGAGCTGCGTAAAATTGAAGGCCTTGACCCAGTCGTCAAAAATCCCGCCGCGAATCGCGAAGCCCACACCGGCAGCAAGAATCGCCATGAAGCCGGCAATTAACAGGCGCATCGCGTTGGGTGCAATCGCACCTGAGTTCTGCCCGAGACCTGGATTCAGACTGCTCGCGCTCATGAATGGGCTCCGCCTGATTGAGAAAGTTGGTGGGAAGGATGAGAATGAGTTGACGTAACGCGGAAAGATTGACGCTCCGCAAGAGGACGGAATCGTCCCCCGATTGCCTGTGAAATCAGCCTGAATGGCGGTTGACGGCGCGATCCGGATTTACGCTGGTTCTGAGTATACAAGCCGCCGCAAAGATGTAAACCAAGGAAAACGGGCGAATTCGGGCGGTTTCCCGGAGTCGCGATGCGCTAGGCAGCATGTCGGAAAAAGGCGACCCATTGTGCCCTTGTTGTAACGTTGCCAAGAGTTGCCGAAAGCTAAGCGTCAACGCCAAAAGGACCGCATTTAGTTCGCTTCGTTCGCTTCTGCCGCGGCCGAACCCGCCTTGACCCGGCAACCGTAACCCGACTACCATACCCCCCTATTTTGCCGGATTATCGGCTCGGTGATCCATGCGCCGCTGGCGGCCGAACCTTGTGCTGCTGTTGATTCTGGCCGCGGCGCTCGCGCTGCGATTGGCGGCCGGCGCGTGGTGGCAGGGCCGGTTGCCGCCGGGCGAGAAGTTCGGGTTTGGGGATAGCGAGAGCTACTGGGCGCTGGGGCGGGCGATCGCCGATGGGAAACCATACCGATACGGCGATGCCGATGTGTTTCGCACGCCCGGTTATCCGCTGCTGCTGGCGCCGCTGTTTTGGATTTGCGGAGACGAGCCGCCGGCGGGCTTGGCATTCGCTGCGAGCGCGGTGTTAAGCACCGTCGCCGTGGGAGGTGTTTATTGGCTGGCGCGAAACCTATTCGACCGGCGGGCCGCACTCATCGCCGCGGGGTTGGCGGCAATCTATCCAGGCGCAATTGCCCAAGGCGCGCTCGTGCTCAGCGAAGCGCCGTTTACGCCGCTGATGCTCGCCCAGCTTGCGCTGTGGGGGACGGCCTGGCGCAGCGAGTCTCGAAAGCGAGCGATCGGCTTGGCGCTGGCGGCCGGGGTCGTGGCGGGGTTGGCCACACTCACGCGCCCGAGCTGGCTGCTTTTTACGCCGCTAGCACTCGCGGTTGCGATGACCTCGAAACAGCAAAAGCGGCATTTGATCTTGGGCGCGGCGATGCTCGCCGCCTTGGCTGCAACGATGACGCCCTGGTGGATTCGCAACTATCGCATCACGGGACACTTCGTGCCGACAACGCTGCAAGTCGGCGCCAGCCTCTACGACGGGTTGAATCCCCGCGCCGACGGCAGCAGCGACATGGCGTTTGTCGAGCAATTCACACAGCAGCAGCGAAAGTCCGAAGCTGCCGCCGGCGGCGCGCCGCGGAACGATTCGTTCGAATACCGCCTCGATCGACAAATGCTGGAATCAGCGGTCGGCTTTGCGGACCGGGATCCAAGCCGGGCGCTGGAACTAGCGGGCATCAAGTTCGTCCGCACCTGGAACATCTGGCCGAACGAACCGGGTTTGCGGGCCTGGCCGCTGCGCCTGGCCGTCGCGGCGACCTACCTGCCGCTCCTGCTCTTGGGCCTGTGGGGCGCCGTGAGGTTCTCGAAGCGCGGCTGGCCTTACGTCCTGTGTTGGCTTCCCGCTCCCTATTTCGCGCTACTGCACATGATCTTCGTCGGCTCGATCCGCTACCGCGAACCAGCGATGATCGCGATGATCGTGCTGGCGGCTGGTGTTTTGAGCGAGCTGATGGCGGCGCGCCAGCCGCTTGCAGCGACGCGCTCCCCTGCGGGTCGCGGCTAATCGTCGCCAACACTTTGTCTTTTGCGCTCGGTACCTTGTTCTTCCTTCCCTCGCCCCTCGCCCCTCGCCCCTCTTCCCTTTGAAAGACCTGATCAATACCTGCTGGTTCGTATTCAAATGGGGGCTGCTCGCTGCGCTGTTGGCCGCAGTCGGGCTGGCGCTCTATTTCTACAGCCGCGTAAACGACGAAATCCGCCAACAGGTGCTGGCCAAATGGCAAGCGCATTATCCGAATCTGATTGTCAGCCTGCGCTCGGCCCAACTTGGTCCGGAGGGGATCGAAATCCGCGGGCTGACTCTGCTCGACCCGAGGGCCACCGGTCCGCAAGCAGAATTAGCCTATCTCGACGAGATCATGTTGTACTGCCAAACGAGCCTCCCCGAGCTGCTGCAAGGGGAGCCGAAATTCACTCGGGCGGTCGTCCGCCGGCCGATGGTGCGTGCCACGCGGCGGCAAGACGGAAGCTGGAGCGCCGCGCTGCTGCTGCCGCTGCCCAAGTTCTCGAAGTATCCGATTGCGATCGCGGTCGAGAACGGCACGCTCGAGTTCTTCAACCCGCTCAAGAACCCCATCAGCACCTTCACGCTCCGCGACATCAATCTGCAGACCAAGCCGGTCCCCTCAACCGATCCGGGCGGCGAGCCGAGCATCGAGGTCAGCGGGAATCTGGCCGGCGACCATTTCCAGAACGTCGAAGTCGCGGGAATGTTCAACCCCGGATTCAAAGGATTCGACATTCACGGCTTGCTCACCGGGCTGGATGTCTCGCCGGAGCTGCGCGATGCTTTGCCCAGCGACCTGGCCGAACGAACGGCCCTGCTCGCGCCGCTTCACGGACAGGCCCGAATCGGCTTCCACGTGCGCGACAATCCGGCTGGGCCAAACCCCCTGCTGTTTGACGCGCAAGGCGAACTTAGCGGCGGACGATTCGATCATCCGCGGCTCCCCAATCCACTCACCGACCTGACCGTCAGTTTCCGCGCCGACAATCGGGGGATCGTCATCGACAAGCTGACCGCCAGCAATGGCCCGGCCACTCTGTGGCTGAAGGGCACAATGGATGGCTTTTCGCCCGGCGCCCCGCTCAGCGTGTCGGCCCATACTGAGAATTTGCTTCTCGGCCGGCAGTGGGAACGGATTCTGCCGGAGCCGTTGTTGACAACTTGGCGCAAGTTCCTGCCAGCCGGCGAAGTGGATGCTGATTTGAACTTGGACTTCGACGGCCATTCCTGGCGGCCCGATCTGGCGATTCGCTGCCGGAATGTTTCGCTTACGTATTACCGGTTTCCGTACCGCCTCGATCGAACCTCGGGGCTGATGACGCTCAAAGACAATCACATGTCGCTGAAGCTGATCGGCTACGCCGCCAGCCAGCGGATCGACGTCGCAGGCAAATTCGATAATCCGGGGGACCATTTCACGGGCGAAGTCGAAATCCAGGGAAAGAATCTCCCCTTCGATCAGAATCTATTTGCCGCGCTGCCGGAGAAACAGAGCGAGGTTCTGACTTCGCTCCATCCCGGCGGCACGTTCGATTTCTATCTTCGCAATGGCCGCACCGATCCGGCGGCCCCGATGTCGCCGTATCTCGCCGTGACGCTCAATCATGGCAGCGTGCAATACGACAGGTTCCCGTACCCGATCAGCAACATCCGCGGGACGCTGGTGATGAGCGACAAGCAGTGGACGTTCCGAGACTTGGCGGGCACGAACGGCCCCGGCCATATCACCTGCGACGGGTTTCTCAATCCG
Coding sequences within it:
- a CDS encoding MFS transporter; translation: MSASSLNPGLGQNSGAIAPNAMRLLIAGFMAILAAGVGFAIRGGIFDDWVKAFNFTQLEVGLINGAGFTGFCFGIIIGGMIVDRIGYGKLVAVAFLLHVVSALVTFGATDGMAPKTAFVFLWTGTFLFAVANGTLEGVANPLVATLFPNNRTHYLNILHASWPAGLVLGGFIHTGLADLNWKVQLGCFLIPAVLYGAMFLGQHFPKSEASAKGLSLGQMLRDVGILGAAVIGLFVFLFVKDGLGPLLNGFVGGGFFAGQTWFYVSAICGGAVMLSFAGASRWTIGAPLLCVLFITHALVGAVELGTDGWIQNIEDAILTKGDGTKLFIYTSALMFGLRFCGHFIEHKLGLKPVGILFVCAILACVGLNLVSHVTTFIGALAALTVYAVGKTFFWPTMLAVASDQFPRCGAIAISIMGGLGMMSAGLVGSPGLGYAKDRFAGENLSKANQAIYSEFKAKEPSKWLVFEEVYGIDGQKLEAARAVEPTKRTPDQTAVVDAYVDANRQTLRVDSIIPATMAGIYLLMFLYFQSIGGYKALHVGDEITGGIAGPMEA
- the rny gene encoding ribonuclease Y produces the protein MDSGQILTIIVSALVAAMLTFVLVKMLDRLRRRDAETEARTIMEKAEREAANYKREAELVMKEAAIQQKAADEHELGQLRQELHERERLLDKRQDAVEQQSEGVRKQERMVESNQRKLAERIEDINRRNEELTKLLDLQRQTLHQLSGLSRDDATTRLLEMLDQELQNEQGALIVKAERRLAEIVETKTREILLTSIHRYAAAHTAETTTSTVDIPSDEMKGRIIGREGRNIRAFEKATGVDVIIDDTPGVVIVSGFDPVRREVARMALNKLIADGRIHPTRIEEVVGQTQGEMEQHIQKYGEEAVQETDVPRLHPKIIHLLGRLRFRTSYSQNVLRHSIEVAYLAGMLAEEIGLDGTLARRCGLLHDIGKAADHEAEGGHPKIGAELLKRYGEGPEVVHAALGHHDDIRVDHPYTVLVAAADACSASRPGARRETLERYIKRMEELESIARGFPGVEQAYAIQAGRELRVIASARDTTDNSAAKICRDIAQAFEQQLTYPGEIKVTVLRETRVTEMAR
- the tilS gene encoding tRNA lysidine(34) synthetase TilS, which encodes MPRPALETRLAASWPPDAWQDLTVLAAVSGGADSVGLVGALAALKTAGTGRLAVAHFNHRLRPAAADEARFVASLAARLELACELGEGSVAEAAASQGDGLEAAARSQRYAFLQATAERIGARYVVTAHTADDQAETILHRILRGTGVAGMAGMRRARPLGAAVTLIRPLLDIRRAEIRDYLAELGQPFHEDVTNGNPAFTRNRIRHDLLPRLAEYNPDVIGALLRLAETAREAQRIVDAEVEELLDAALLPPASPEQVVINCGALTRTNRHLVRELFVAIWRDRGWPQQAMGFAEWDALAEMALHPSRQAPQRILPGRIAAQKTGERLSLARLS
- a CDS encoding glycosyltransferase family 39 protein, whose protein sequence is MRRWRPNLVLLLILAAALALRLAAGAWWQGRLPPGEKFGFGDSESYWALGRAIADGKPYRYGDADVFRTPGYPLLLAPLFWICGDEPPAGLAFAASAVLSTVAVGGVYWLARNLFDRRAALIAAGLAAIYPGAIAQGALVLSEAPFTPLMLAQLALWGTAWRSESRKRAIGLALAAGVVAGLATLTRPSWLLFTPLALAVAMTSKQQKRHLILGAAMLAALAATMTPWWIRNYRITGHFVPTTLQVGASLYDGLNPRADGSSDMAFVEQFTQQQRKSEAAAGGAPRNDSFEYRLDRQMLESAVGFADRDPSRALELAGIKFVRTWNIWPNEPGLRAWPLRLAVAATYLPLLLLGLWGAVRFSKRGWPYVLCWLPAPYFALLHMIFVGSIRYREPAMIAMIVLAAGVLSELMAARQPLAATRSPAGRG
- a CDS encoding AsmA-like C-terminal region-containing protein gives rise to the protein MKDLINTCWFVFKWGLLAALLAAVGLALYFYSRVNDEIRQQVLAKWQAHYPNLIVSLRSAQLGPEGIEIRGLTLLDPRATGPQAELAYLDEIMLYCQTSLPELLQGEPKFTRAVVRRPMVRATRRQDGSWSAALLLPLPKFSKYPIAIAVENGTLEFFNPLKNPISTFTLRDINLQTKPVPSTDPGGEPSIEVSGNLAGDHFQNVEVAGMFNPGFKGFDIHGLLTGLDVSPELRDALPSDLAERTALLAPLHGQARIGFHVRDNPAGPNPLLFDAQGELSGGRFDHPRLPNPLTDLTVSFRADNRGIVIDKLTASNGPATLWLKGTMDGFSPGAPLSVSAHTENLLLGRQWERILPEPLLTTWRKFLPAGEVDADLNLDFDGHSWRPDLAIRCRNVSLTYYRFPYRLDRTSGLMTLKDNHMSLKLIGYAASQRIDVAGKFDNPGDHFTGEVEIQGKNLPFDQNLFAALPEKQSEVLTSLHPGGTFDFYLRNGRTDPAAPMSPYLAVTLNHGSVQYDRFPYPISNIRGTLVMSDKQWTFRDLAGTNGPGHITCDGFLNPVGNDPGANGWELQLNFGAQNVPLQDDLCEALNAQSQRAWKQLNPHGAINLKAELHYLTASKTPEIQFRAEPVDETTSIEPVMFPYKLERLKGALVYHEGRIDIEGIRAVHAGRPVETSGYCEFDRQGNWHLRFDRLSVDHLRADRDLIEALSGRLKKCVVALNPTGSININNGMLEFFGSATPGSPTRAGWNLPFNIIQGIVGNGIRIENINGNVRLIGECDGQQAHSHGFVDIDSLTFKDFQFTKVQGPFWVDEKRVVFGSAAEQSQPGQPPHRMTAQLYGGFVQTDCAIALGDTPRYSLQAVLTDADLKRFAHETVPGKQRLDGRVMASIDLGGDTNGMHSLSGRGEVRLTQADIYQLPFMVSLLKLLSVKPPDSTAFTKSTIDYRIEGDHVYFNKIAFIGDAISLEGSGEMNFDTAINLTFHSQVGRSDWELPVFKAVMGAASRQILLIHVAGTLADPRMTREVLPGVSKALQQVQDNMQSGSQPPIYPQARAMAPAR